The genomic window ttcagaTATATAATTTGGAATTTCACTATATGTTTTTtctattcttttattatcaAATAAAGATTTTAAAGCTGATTCCATTTTTGCTTTTTCTACTTCCATTTCTGCTCTGTATTTATCTTTGTTATCAAATGATGATTCATCAATTActttttcaataatttttaagtcttcattttctttactttttaaatCCATAAATAGTTTTAACttacttattttttctcCAATATTCTCTAATTCCTGTTTGATAGTTTCTATAACCtgttttatttcttcatcttcCTTCTTTTCTAACTCCTTTAgtttttccttttttgttTGAATCTGTTTAATTGGTTCCTCAATTTTACCTCttaaatcatttaattctgtatttattttttttaattcttgaAGTTTATCATTTGCTGATGCTATGATACCttcaatattttcttttgcaCCAAGAACACCTTCCGTAATGTCATTTAATATGTTACTTTTGTCCAGAGGCAAACTTCTTTTCAATGTTTCTATCTGTTTTTTTTCAGATTTAATGAAATCACATTTTTGATTGATCAAATCACACTTGTTTTTCAAACTGATCCCCTGTTTAGCTACTTCACCATATAATTTAGAAAGttcatttttaatagtaAAAATTTCTGGACTACTATAACTATATGATAAATCTTCTATTATTTCACAATTTTCAGAAAGTATGCAATTTACCTCACCTAATATTTTTCGTGAATCTGAATTAATTTGTTCACTTTCTGATGCTACATCTGTAGGATAAACTAgagattttattttatcccataattccttttttattttatcaaataaatcatgaatttcttttttttttatttcaaaatccaatttcaattttttattccaATTTTCTAGAAAAATAACTTCATTATAAGCTAATGAAGGAAAACTGACCACTTCAAGAAGATTTACAATTTTTAAGTCATGTTCTTTTATactaattttatctttaagggaattaatattataaagtaTATGTtctatgttttttttattaatattaataataacattAATTTCTTCCATTAAAAACTTTAAAGAGtctttatcttttttctgataaaaatttttatcctTAATTATTAGTAATTTACTATCATAATTCATAAAGTTTTCAGCTTCATTTGAAAAGTCAGTATACtcattaatttctttatttattaaattataattactaTTAAGGAAAAGAATATAATTAGATCTCAAAGAACTGtgttcttttattttttttcttctataacAATATTTTGAAGTTAATAACCCCATTAGTTCACAGTAGATATTTACTTGTGTTTTTTCAATAGATTTCATAtcattaattaattttgtttttatttcatttatatttgatttaaaattatcaattttttgTGTAAATGAGCTTATTTCCTCAgaattatcaattttttgTGTAAATGAGCTTATTTCCTCAGAATTTCCTATGAGTTCATATAattcattctttttttttctaatatccTCTTCAGATTCTTTACAGTATACCATACACTCTTTGATAGATTTGATCCCTTTATTTATCAGGGGAATTATAACACGTAAAAAATTGGAATTATGCGGATTAGCTTCATTAAAATAAGGCCCCATTTTCATATAGGAGTATGCTTGTATATAGTATAGTTTTGCTTTATTATAGTCACGATGAAGTTTTGTAATTAAACTAATATAATCAT from Plasmodium relictum strain SGS1 genome assembly, contig: PRELSG_00_v1_178, whole genome shotgun sequence includes these protein-coding regions:
- a CDS encoding reticulocyte binding protein, putative; amino-acid sequence: MILSLTLLLSLLSFFYTEYNKKKKNFRFSISLDTNIYRKKIDKLKTKDEKLLSLYRDKPSVTLKSNPVSRQLKDIYIEEDIPYLPNVYAYISNEGKRIELYNIEYSFIEKETPKLIDTYVLNDYISLITKLHRDYNKDKKKKNFRFSISLDTNIYRKKIDKLKTEDEKLLSLYRDKPSVTLKNSPVSRQLKDIYTEEDIPYLPNVYAYISNEGKRIELDNIEYSFIEKETPKLIDTYVLNDYISLITKLHRDYNKAKLYYIQAYSYMKMGPYFNEANPHNSNFLRVIIPLINKGIKSIKECMVYCKESEEDIRKKKNELYELIGNSEEISSFTQKIDNSEEISSFTQKIDNFKSNINEIKTKLINDMKSIEKTQVNIYCELMGLLTSKYCYRRKKIKEHSSLRSNYILFLNSNYNLINKEINEYTDFSNEAENFMNYDSKLLIIKDKNFYQKKDKDSLKFLMEEINVIININKKNIEHILYNINSLKDKISIKEHDLKIVNLLEVVSFPSLAYNEVIFLENWNKKLKLDFEIKKKEIHDLFDKIKKELWDKIKSLVYPTDVASESEQINSDSRKILGEVNCILSENCEIIEDLSYSYSSPEIFTIKNELSKLYGEVAKQGISLKNKCDLINQKCDFIKSEKKQIETLKRSLPLDKSNILNDITEGVLGAKENIEGIIASANDKLQELKKINTELNDLRGKIEEPIKQIQTKKEKLKELEKKEDEEIKQVIETIKQELENIGEKISKLKLFMDLKSKENEDLKIIEKVIDESSFDNKDKYRAEMEVEKAKMESALKSLFDNKRIEKTYSEIPNYISEQKKLNYMIYDLSTVNGILKELKQKSTEIDNIIRDGTSIVENEI